From the genome of Methanobrevibacter smithii ATCC 35061, one region includes:
- a CDS encoding adhesin codes for MRKKFLTVFFILLFLLCLSVVSATDENTNSSIVAQDYDGNEFYVDLGGDDSNSGQLNSPFNSINKAVEVSNPRDNVVIHLGEGTFEGNGNVMISINKAHLSQGGSITIVGAGADKTIIKGSSAYYAFNIYADSVVTLRDLSIVDCKSVEGGAICNSGTLLVDNCIFRNNFAFNTGGAISSIENGDCKIYNSVFINNSVTCNDEYGNANGGAVYSLKSDLLVDSCRFVGNFAKGNCLNAISGGAIYVGTYLNNVPSVKNSNFINNYVVSTNFRTNWEYAKGGSIYMINCNLFNDSFINSSVTGNNGVGGSYYSEPKYLNSISNILRINSSVNGVLESNIYPADYDGKYSNEVVVYVSVNGNDENGNGSFNNPYATIANAIAKSAGNVYNLKVYLLDGIYSGAGNTNISLPSSMNIQIAAIGSKVIIDGSGSNWFAANERSISGFKYVLSNLNLINFKAKSTGYKKENNIGVISNYADLTIDNCIFKNIAGSSISNYDLANLKVINSSFVDSKHLGFYGGVLFNYDANARFYNCIVNNYSSTDIFYSTAVNTENVYLEFFNSTFKNLKSFDSRCKFLGASNTNVTMSYVNYADNDCNFAVAYDKSFVKIDNSVFKNSNWLSGSVNGMIWNVYNSSFININSLTFSSINDYKSNFNGCLFDGGNVEFRGNTITVGNSSFYNNKVIIVNNDNQKGNLDFNYNYWIDETPKNMIDTTANVKLNYWIVKHLSAENLFNDSYKVVISYKLFDGSDYKDYDVRYVPIKPVRFTLITSKGSNSLDSGTLINDIFEFINTANDDRNVVVSFTDNTKLNITLYNQHKVDTNIDLSQKTAKIWDIVEINVNIKDNKTGLAVDFGIVEIYLNNKLISSNNVTGLTISKSITVDESKSFYNISVIYKGNNKYANSSNSAILRISSIPLETVIISKDLTKYYKNGSQFDVVLKDVLGNVLVGKIVKITINGVTYNKITNDKGEARLSINLFPGVYNITVLFEDDDNYVKSLNTNKIVVLSKIITKFVDNNKFIVKLVNDDGTPKTNASLAIIANGVQYNRITNGSGEARLNVRLNPNNYIFAVTDGQEVVSSSVNVLSTIETSDISMFYKDGTKYSVKLCDLDGNIMPNKNVAITINGVTYNKVTDSNGVAYLNINLNPGVYGISASYDGKTVYNTISIAAMPVTIVSSSVNIQQGTFYKVKFSDALSNPIIGQKVGMLVNGVMYYRETDDLGVASIKINLNPGHYMITSGLLSNAYEAKTMNNIITVSGGYL; via the coding sequence ATGAGGAAAAAATTCTTAACAGTATTTTTTATTTTATTGTTTTTACTATGTTTGTCTGTAGTTTCTGCAACTGATGAAAATACTAATTCCAGCATAGTTGCTCAGGATTATGATGGAAATGAATTTTATGTTGATTTAGGAGGAGATGATAGTAACTCCGGTCAACTTAATAGCCCATTTAATTCAATAAATAAAGCAGTAGAAGTATCTAATCCTCGTGATAATGTTGTTATTCATTTAGGGGAAGGTACATTTGAAGGAAATGGAAATGTGATGATATCAATCAATAAAGCTCATTTAAGCCAAGGTGGTTCAATAACTATTGTTGGTGCAGGAGCTGATAAAACTATAATTAAAGGAAGTAGTGCATATTATGCATTTAATATATATGCTGATTCTGTAGTTACTTTAAGAGATTTATCTATTGTTGATTGTAAAAGTGTTGAAGGTGGTGCAATATGCAATTCCGGTACATTATTAGTTGATAACTGTATTTTCAGGAATAATTTTGCATTCAATACTGGGGGAGCTATATCTTCTATAGAAAATGGGGATTGTAAAATTTATAACTCAGTATTTATTAATAATTCAGTTACCTGTAATGATGAATATGGGAATGCTAATGGTGGAGCTGTTTATTCATTAAAAAGTGATTTATTAGTTGATTCCTGCAGATTTGTAGGTAATTTTGCAAAAGGTAACTGTTTAAATGCAATTTCTGGAGGAGCTATTTATGTAGGTACTTATTTAAATAATGTTCCTTCTGTGAAAAACAGTAATTTTATTAATAATTATGTTGTTTCAACAAACTTCAGAACAAACTGGGAATATGCCAAAGGCGGATCTATTTATATGATAAACTGTAACTTATTTAATGATTCTTTTATTAATTCTAGTGTTACAGGAAATAATGGAGTAGGTGGATCTTATTATTCTGAACCTAAATACTTAAATAGTATTTCCAATATTTTGAGAATTAACTCAAGTGTTAATGGTGTTTTGGAAAGCAATATTTATCCTGCTGATTATGATGGAAAGTACTCTAATGAAGTTGTAGTGTATGTTTCTGTTAATGGTAATGATGAAAATGGTAACGGGTCTTTTAATAATCCTTATGCTACAATAGCTAATGCAATTGCTAAATCAGCGGGTAATGTATATAACTTGAAAGTGTACTTGTTAGATGGAATTTATAGTGGAGCAGGCAATACTAATATCAGTTTGCCAAGTAGTATGAATATTCAAATTGCAGCTATTGGTTCTAAAGTCATAATTGATGGAAGTGGTTCTAATTGGTTTGCAGCTAATGAAAGATCAATTTCCGGATTTAAATATGTTTTATCTAATTTAAATTTAATTAATTTTAAAGCTAAAAGCACAGGATATAAAAAAGAAAATAATATTGGGGTTATTTCTAATTATGCAGATTTAACTATTGATAATTGTATTTTTAAAAATATTGCAGGTTCTTCAATATCCAATTATGATTTGGCTAATTTAAAGGTTATTAATTCATCATTTGTAGATTCAAAACACTTGGGATTCTATGGTGGTGTTTTATTTAATTATGATGCTAATGCAAGATTTTATAATTGTATTGTAAATAATTATTCTTCAACAGATATTTTTTATTCTACAGCAGTTAATACAGAAAATGTTTATTTGGAGTTTTTTAATTCAACATTTAAAAATTTAAAAAGCTTTGATTCCAGATGTAAGTTTTTAGGAGCAAGTAATACAAATGTTACTATGAGTTATGTTAATTATGCAGATAATGATTGCAATTTTGCAGTTGCTTATGATAAATCCTTTGTGAAAATAGATAATTCTGTATTTAAAAATAGTAACTGGTTAAGCGGGTCTGTTAATGGAATGATATGGAATGTTTATAATTCCTCTTTTATAAATATAAACTCTTTAACTTTCAGTTCAATTAATGATTATAAAAGTAATTTTAACGGATGTCTATTTGATGGAGGAAATGTGGAATTTAGAGGAAATACCATAACTGTTGGAAATTCAAGTTTTTATAATAATAAAGTAATCATTGTTAATAATGATAATCAAAAGGGAAATTTAGATTTTAATTATAATTATTGGATTGATGAAACTCCTAAAAATATGATTGATACAACTGCAAATGTTAAATTAAATTATTGGATTGTTAAACATTTATCTGCAGAAAACTTATTTAATGATAGCTATAAAGTAGTTATTTCTTATAAATTATTTGATGGAAGTGATTATAAAGATTATGATGTTAGATATGTTCCAATAAAACCGGTTAGATTTACTTTAATAACTTCCAAAGGAAGTAATTCTTTAGATTCCGGTACATTGATTAATGATATCTTTGAATTTATTAATACGGCTAATGATGATAGAAATGTAGTAGTTAGCTTTACAGATAATACTAAATTAAATATAACTCTTTATAATCAACATAAAGTAGATACTAATATAGATTTATCTCAAAAAACAGCTAAAATATGGGACATAGTTGAAATTAATGTAAATATTAAGGATAATAAAACAGGATTGGCAGTTGATTTCGGTATTGTTGAAATTTATTTAAATAATAAATTAATAAGTTCAAATAATGTTACTGGATTAACTATCAGTAAATCTATCACAGTTGATGAAAGTAAATCATTTTATAATATTTCAGTTATTTATAAAGGAAATAATAAATATGCAAATTCTTCAAATTCAGCTATATTAAGAATATCTTCAATTCCTCTTGAAACAGTTATTATTTCTAAAGATTTAACTAAATATTATAAAAACGGATCCCAGTTTGATGTTGTCCTTAAAGATGTTTTAGGTAATGTTCTAGTTGGTAAAATAGTTAAAATCACAATTAATGGTGTTACTTATAATAAAATAACTAATGATAAAGGAGAAGCCAGATTGTCTATAAACCTTTTCCCAGGTGTTTATAATATAACTGTTTTATTTGAAGATGATGATAATTATGTTAAATCATTAAATACCAATAAAATAGTTGTTTTATCCAAGATAATTACAAAATTTGTAGATAATAATAAATTTATTGTTAAATTGGTAAATGATGATGGAACTCCAAAAACAAATGCTTCATTAGCTATTATTGCAAATGGTGTTCAATATAATCGTATTACTAATGGTAGTGGTGAAGCTAGACTTAATGTTAGATTAAATCCGAATAATTATATTTTTGCTGTAACTGATGGTCAGGAAGTTGTTTCAAGTTCTGTTAATGTTTTATCAACAATTGAAACTAGTGATATTTCAATGTTTTATAAAGATGGAACAAAATATTCTGTTAAATTATGTGATCTTGATGGAAATATAATGCCTAATAAAAATGTTGCAATTACTATTAATGGTGTTACTTATAATAAGGTAACTGACTCTAATGGTGTTGCTTATTTAAATATTAATCTTAATCCTGGTGTTTATGGTATTTCAGCAAGTTATGATGGAAAAACTGTTTATAATACCATTTCAATTGCAGCTATGCCTGTTACTATAGTTTCATCTAGTGTTAATATTCAACAAGGTACATTTTATAAAGTTAAATTTTCTGATGCTTTGTCAAATCCAATCATCGGACAAAAAGTGGGAATGCTTGTTAATGGAGTAATGTATTATCGTGAAACTGATGATTTAGGTGTTGCATCTATTAAGATTAATCTTAATCCGGGTCATTATATGATAACTTCTGGTTTATTATCTAATGCATATGAAGCTAAAACTATGAATAATATTATAACAGTTAGTGGAGGTTACTTATGA
- a CDS encoding DUF5814 domain-containing protein, whose translation MIILKKIKKQWKLYPIGSPKGALNNKREPEYVGTVKFKKYDDSIAISRFVADYNYSDSSNLSEKLVPPQEVIKLLRSQAVFLATRDDEVEDYLKSLNIKVRHTRVCDFCAFEGNITIVNSEFSYKHNNQLICEQCAYETIKREIKLQGFDKKIFRNLKDILDKTGNLEKTLSVLSPKFDPLSNRNLTLFDRVDTKSKYKIPDVSMKRLKIPHKFRDILIKNGNKKLLPVQYLAIKEGLLKNQDLLVVSATGSGKTLVGELAGVTKAMKGQKFIFLTPLVALANQKYRDFKRKYKKLGLKVAIKVGRNRVKAKGELKLPDSDVKDADIIVGTYEGLDYLLRNGNSALLSNLGVVLIDEIHMIDDEDRGTRLNGLIKRIKHLYPHSQIIGLSATVKNPEFLAGEFNMKLVEYSQRPVPLERHLVYIRSESSKHHIMQKLAKKEFNTKSKKGYRGQTIIFTNSRRKTHKIANFLQNKKVNAAAYHAGLSYYKKEKIEKDFDRGKISVVVTTAALAAGVDFPASQVIFDSLVMGNKWISPNEFSQMLGRAGRPSYHDRGIVYLLPEVGHDFDGESEEAKALDLLESDSEDVFIEYDEESSYEQILADISSRSIKTTDELNKFYKNINIPVDIRTAINEMEDLGLIDIVGNKLNITKYGRAVSVSFLSLEDADYIKKSIDDRGYLKVYLRKSPYYKKKDKFNKLRVKILAIGLQLEMFENAYLSSVVHNQIANALKIKFSTRLFAESTLDIISSGEAISKLDKKFQDALINIQSDFLKCKCEDRPFCDCLQKGISEVIINERLKGKDPIDISNKLFRKYQIQVYPGDIFSWLDSYVKNLDAIKRIAKAFNRKKVEREAHKLIKAIENG comes from the coding sequence ATGATAATTCTTAAAAAAATAAAAAAACAGTGGAAATTATATCCAATAGGTTCTCCAAAAGGAGCATTGAATAATAAAAGAGAACCTGAGTATGTTGGAACTGTTAAATTTAAAAAATATGATGATTCAATAGCTATTTCCAGATTTGTAGCGGATTACAATTACTCGGATTCATCTAATTTATCAGAAAAATTAGTTCCGCCTCAGGAAGTAATTAAACTTTTAAGGAGTCAGGCTGTTTTTTTAGCAACTAGGGATGATGAAGTTGAGGATTATCTTAAATCACTGAATATTAAGGTAAGGCACACCAGAGTTTGTGATTTTTGTGCATTTGAAGGAAATATTACAATTGTAAACTCTGAATTTTCATATAAACACAATAATCAGTTGATATGTGAGCAGTGTGCATATGAAACAATTAAAAGGGAAATTAAACTTCAGGGATTTGATAAAAAAATATTCAGAAACCTTAAAGACATTTTAGATAAAACAGGTAATTTGGAAAAAACATTGTCTGTTCTCTCACCTAAATTTGATCCACTTTCTAACAGAAATTTAACATTATTTGACAGAGTAGATACAAAATCCAAGTATAAAATACCTGATGTATCAATGAAAAGACTTAAAATACCTCATAAGTTCAGGGATATTTTAATTAAAAATGGAAATAAAAAATTATTGCCTGTCCAATATTTGGCAATTAAGGAAGGCCTTTTAAAAAATCAGGATTTGCTTGTTGTAAGTGCAACAGGAAGTGGAAAAACTTTGGTTGGAGAGCTTGCAGGAGTAACCAAAGCAATGAAAGGTCAAAAATTTATATTCCTGACACCTCTGGTAGCACTGGCTAATCAGAAATACCGTGATTTTAAAAGAAAATATAAAAAGTTAGGCTTAAAGGTAGCTATTAAAGTAGGTAGAAATAGGGTTAAAGCTAAAGGTGAATTGAAACTGCCTGACAGTGATGTTAAAGATGCAGATATAATTGTTGGAACCTATGAAGGCTTGGATTATCTTTTAAGAAACGGGAACTCAGCTTTATTGTCTAATTTAGGAGTGGTTTTAATTGATGAAATCCACATGATTGATGATGAAGACAGAGGAACAAGACTTAATGGATTAATAAAACGTATCAAGCATTTATATCCTCATTCACAGATTATTGGTCTTTCAGCTACTGTTAAAAATCCTGAATTTTTAGCCGGTGAGTTTAATATGAAATTGGTGGAATATTCTCAAAGGCCGGTTCCATTGGAACGTCATTTGGTTTATATCAGATCAGAATCTTCAAAACACCATATAATGCAAAAATTAGCTAAAAAGGAATTTAATACAAAGTCTAAAAAAGGTTACAGAGGACAGACTATAATTTTCACCAATTCAAGACGAAAAACTCATAAGATAGCTAATTTCCTCCAAAATAAAAAGGTCAATGCCGCAGCATATCATGCAGGTCTGTCCTATTATAAAAAAGAAAAAATAGAAAAGGACTTTGACAGGGGAAAAATATCTGTTGTTGTAACTACAGCTGCACTTGCTGCAGGTGTTGATTTTCCAGCGTCACAGGTAATATTTGACTCATTGGTAATGGGAAATAAGTGGATCAGTCCAAATGAATTTTCACAAATGCTTGGACGTGCAGGAAGACCAAGCTATCATGACAGGGGAATAGTATATTTGCTGCCTGAAGTAGGCCATGACTTTGACGGCGAAAGTGAAGAGGCAAAGGCACTGGATTTACTTGAAAGTGACAGCGAAGATGTATTTATAGAATATGATGAAGAAAGCTCATATGAACAGATATTGGCAGATATTTCTTCAAGATCAATAAAAACAACAGATGAGTTAAATAAATTCTATAAAAATATAAATATTCCGGTAGACATTAGAACAGCTATTAATGAAATGGAAGATTTGGGATTAATAGATATTGTAGGAAATAAATTAAACATAACAAAATATGGCCGTGCAGTATCAGTATCCTTTTTATCTCTGGAGGATGCGGATTATATTAAAAAATCAATTGATGATAGGGGATATCTAAAGGTCTATTTAAGAAAGTCTCCGTACTATAAGAAAAAAGACAAATTCAACAAATTAAGGGTAAAAATATTGGCTATTGGACTGCAGCTGGAAATGTTTGAAAATGCATATCTGTCTTCAGTTGTACATAATCAGATAGCAAACGCTTTAAAAATTAAATTTTCAACAAGACTGTTTGCAGAATCAACACTGGATATTATTTCATCAGGTGAAGCAATAAGTAAACTGGACAAAAAATTTCAGGATGCTTTAATTAATATTCAATCAGATTTCTTAAAATGCAAATGTGAAGACAGACCGTTTTGTGACTGTCTGCAAAAGGGAATATCTGAAGTAATAATAAATGAAAGGCTTAAAGGTAAAGATCCGATAGATATTTCAAATAAACTGTTCAGGAAATATCAGATACAGGTCTATCCTGGAGACATATTTTCATGGTTAGACAGTTATGTTAAAAATTTAGATGCGATAAAAAGAATAGCTAAAGCATTTAACCGTAAAAAAGTTGAAAGAGAGGCACATAAATTAATCAAAGCTATTGAGAACGGATGA
- a CDS encoding GIY-YIG nuclease family protein: MKGSYCLIINIKKDTEIKIGKKLGFINFKKGCYVYVGSAMNCLESRVKRHLSDNKKKHWHIDYLLLNKNSEIEKVYTKESDEKLECEIAKKIIENEESIADFGCSDCKCHSHLIYFKNSKLANLKVSSVLNSFD, from the coding sequence ATGAAAGGAAGCTACTGTCTAATAATCAACATTAAAAAAGATACTGAAATTAAAATCGGCAAAAAATTAGGATTTATCAACTTTAAAAAAGGATGTTATGTTTATGTCGGTTCAGCTATGAACTGCCTTGAATCCAGAGTTAAAAGACACCTGTCAGACAATAAGAAAAAGCACTGGCATATTGATTACCTTTTATTAAATAAAAACAGCGAAATTGAAAAGGTTTATACAAAAGAGTCTGATGAAAAACTGGAATGTGAAATAGCTAAAAAAATAATTGAAAATGAGGAATCAATAGCTGATTTCGGCTGCAGTGACTGCAAATGCCACTCCCATTTAATTTATTTTAAAAACTCAAAATTGGCTAATTTAAAAGTTTCATCCGTTCTCAATAGCTTTGATTAA